One segment of Daphnia magna isolate NIES linkage group LG2, ASM2063170v1.1, whole genome shotgun sequence DNA contains the following:
- the LOC116917400 gene encoding histone-lysine N-methyltransferase PRDM16 — protein MNSQPLIPSPTADHHRSRTESVRSTESQDPAGIAASVAAATAAYYQNCWDVLMKADSLHHHPHHHHPSDGRSPTTSPLAMDHRHHHRLPHPPPPPPPSWMTAMAASTIPWPFIPQVADSAAVATATQQLQMANMYASIFSRLQQQQQQLAAGHHSNSSGGGEMSPKQASVYPGPHSGDSSGGQAVPRLLRQLTVQIKPGRHHEEDEEEDDNEQDQGDQMPFDLSSRRPHSPAEESGAPLDLRIDGKKDRSSDNSPAGQDSPCPPLIIQNRSPATSPVRASSSSASYSSAPASPLPPSSSSGRATSSPLLCPSTLHPAMLEAMYRSMEKMPRLTTVFPGGPYPPSQPHHQRPCPPLIHPATGLVSHHHHHQPSSSGGSSYQRLGRQESTLSNKTSASSAGVNKSRDRYSCKFCGKVFPRSANLTRHLRTHTGEQPYKCKYCDRSFSISSNLQRHVRNIHNKEKPFRCPLCDRCFGQQTNLDRHLKKHESDGPTILDEDRKRSRAAGMAAAAARPSGVHLLRPPTTGFYYADLAAVAAQHHHQQQQHRRAAIPELHHNISPILNSRLGMMGGGQSPIRSPAQSPSGSSSSDHDDAPMNKKARHLEIEEDEEEESAIESSPEEIEEDDDLANSKTIADEELQENSSKDEADAASEAGSHSSSGVSNASAPSSQGNAGVLSCEVTIHTDNNKSPTLSPNPAAIIVVTPSS, from the exons ATGAACTCGCAACCGCTGATACCTTCGCCAACCGCCGATCATCACCGTAGTCGTACCGAATCCGTTCGTTCCACTGAATCGCAAGATCCAGCCGGCATAGCCGCATCTGTCGCCGCCGCCACCGCAGCTTACTACCAGAACTGTTGGGACGTCTTGATGAAGGCCGATAGTCTCCATCATCatcctcatcatcatcacccGTCGGACGGTCGATCACCAACGACATCACCACTAGCCATGGACCACCGTCATCACCATCGATTGCCACACCCACCGCCGCCCCCTCCGCCGTCATGGATGACCGCGATGGCCGCCAGCACCATTCCATGGCCTTTCATTCCGCAG GTGGCGGATAGCGCTGCTGTGGCAACTGCTACCCAACAACTTCAGATGGCCAACATGTATGCCTCCATCTTCAGCAGgcttcagcaacaacagcagcaattGGCGGCTGGACATCATTCAAATTCGAGTGGCGGTGGGGAAATGTCGCCGAAACAAGCGTCTGTCTATCCTGGTCCTCACAGTGGAGATTCGAGCGGAGGCCAGGCCGTTCCGCGTCTGCTGCGTCAGTTGACTGTTCAAATCAAACCGGGTCGTCATcacgaagaagacgaagaagaagacgacaaTGAACAGGATCAAGGAGATCAAATGCCTTTTGATCTTTCTTCCCGCCGGCCACATTCGCCAGCTGAAGAATCCGGCGCGCCGCTTGATTTGAGAATTGATGGCAAGAAGGATCGCTCCAGTGATAACTCGCCGGCTGGTCAGGATTCACCTTGTCCCCCGCTGATTATTCAAAATAGAAGCCCAGCCACGTCTCCCGTTCGTGCCTCTTCATCCAGCGCTTCATACTCTTCGGCTCCAGCCTCTCCGCTTCCGCCGAGTTCATCGTCCGGCCGCGCCACATCGTCGCCGTTGCTCTGTCCGTCTACGCTTCATCCGGCCATGTTGGAAGCCATGTATCGTTCGATGGAGAAAATGCCACGACTGACCACCGTCTTCCCCGGAGGTCCTTATCCACCGTCTCAGCCGCATCACCAGAGACCTTGTCCACCGCTCATCCATCCGGCTACTGGATTGGTGTCgcatcatcaccatcatcaGCCATCGAGCAGCGGCGGCAGCAGCTATCAACGGCTGGGCAGGCAGGAATCGACATTATCTAATAAAACAAGCGCATCGAGTGCCGGCGTTAATAAATCACGGGACCGCTATTCGTGCAAATTCTGCGGCAAGGTCTTCCCTCGTTCGGCTAACCTGACCCGCCATCTGAGGACGCATACGGGCGAACAGCCTTACAAGTGCAAATACTGCGATCGCTCCTTCTCCATCTCGTCTAATCTGCAGAGGCACGTTCGCAATATTCACAACAAGGAGAAACCTTTCAG GTGTCCGCTGTGCGACCGCTGTTTCGGGCAACAAACCAATTTGGACCGACATTTGAAGAAACATGAGTCGGACGGACCGACCATTCTGGACGAAGATCGTAAGCGAAGTCGTGCGGCCGGAATGGCGGCAGCAGCAGCTAGGCCATCTGGCGTTCATCTTTTGAGACCCCCTACAACCGGATTCTATTATGCTGATTTGGCCGCCGTCGCTGCCcaacatcatcatcaacagcaacaacatcgTCGGGCAGCCATCCCAGAATTGCATCACAACATTTCACCGATCCTCAATAGCCGTTTGGGCATGATGGGAGGAGGCCAGTCTCCCATCCGTTCGCCAGCTCAGTCGCCATCGGGTAGCAGTTCATCGGATCACGATGACGCACCGATGAACAAGAAAGCCCGACATCTCGAAATcgaggaagacgaagaagaagaaagcgCTATTGAATCGAGCCCAgaagaaattgaagaagaCGACGATCTCGCTAATTCGAAAACTATTGCTGACGAAGAACTACAGGAGAATTCGAGCAAAGATGAGGCGGATGCAGCAAGCGAAGCTGGAAGCCACAGCAGTAGCGGCGTGAGCAACGCCAGCGCACCCAGCAGCCAAGGCAACGCCGGTGTCTTGTCGTGCGAGGTGACCATTCATACGGACAACAATAAGTCGCCAACTTTATCGCCCAATCCCGCTGCTATTATTGTTGTCACTCCGTCCAGTTGA
- the LOC116915469 gene encoding cdc42 homolog, with the protein MQTIKCVVVGDGAVGKTCLLISYTTNKFPSEYVPTVFDNYAVTVMIGGEPYTLGLFDTAGQEDYDRLRPLSYPQTDVFLVCFSVVSPSSFENVKEKWVPEITHHCQKTPFLLVGTQIDLRDDAATVEKLAKNKQRVITIDQGEKLARELKAVKYVECSALTQKGLKNVFDEAILAALEPPEPIKKRRCNIL; encoded by the exons ATGCAGACCATTAAATGTGTTGTTGTGGGGGATGGTGCAGTGGGTAAAACTTGTCTTCTCATTTCATACACCACCAACAAGTTCCCGTCAGAATATGTTCCAACA GTATTCGACAATTATGCTGTTACAGTTATGATCGGAGGTGAACCTTACACCCTTGGGTTATTTGATACAGCAG GTCAAGAGGATTATGACAGATTAAGACCACTGAGTTATCCACAGACTGATGTGTTCTTGGTGTGTTTCTCTGTAGTCTCACCATCATCTTTTGAAAACGTCAAAGAGAAG TGGGTTCCCGAAATTACACACCACTGTCAGAAAACACCTTTCTTGTTAGTTGGAACGCAGATTGATTTGCGAGACGATGCGGCGACAGTGGAAAAGTTGGCCAAAAACAAGCAGAGAGTGATCACTATTGACCAGGGAGAAAAACTAGCTCGTGAACTGAAAGCAGTCAAATATGTTGAGTGCTCAGCTCTCACTCAA aaagGGTTGAAGAACGTCTTCGACGAAGCCATCCTGGCAGCATTGGAACCTCCAGAGCCCATCAAAAAGAGAAGATGTAATATTCTGTGA
- the LOC116915445 gene encoding alpha-tocopherol transfer protein-like — translation MSNNTEFKIHNSNELVTKFRSLIKESNINFQLSDELLMCFIQARKCDLHRAMKLLNNYFKAMKNYPELLTDLRLERVKHVLVSNHFLLSPLRDQHGHRLAIFNSLNWDIRVCSLDDMLRTAVFCFQRLVSEQETRSNGVVLIMDFKGFTFHHFTHVTPSFAKKVADFVQDVLPIRLKGIHVIHEPQVVKFLVAMVWPFLTNKIRNRLVFHGSCFKTLHHHVKPSCLPSNYDGWLGTLDSMNFSRVLFEKEHANIFECFN, via the exons ATGAGCAACAACACGGAATTCAAAATACACAACAGCAATGAGCTTGTAACGAAATTCCGTTCGCTCATCAAAG AATCCAACATCAACTTCCAGTTAAGCGACGAATTGCTCATGTGCTTCATACAAGCACGCAAATGCGACTTACACCGAGCTATGAAGCTG CTCAACAATTATTTTAAAGCAATGAAGAATTATCCGGAACTGCTTACCGATTTGCGCCTTGAGCGTGTTAAACACGTTTTAGTTTCCAATCATTTTCTGTTGTCTCCACTTCGGGACCAGCATGGACATCGCCTGGCGATATTTAACTCGC TTAACTGGGATATCCGCGTTTGTAGTTTGGATGACATGCTTCGCACGGCAGTATTTTGCTTTCAAAGATTGGTCTCCGAGCAAGAAACTCGGTCTAATGGAGTAGTACTCATCATGGATTTCAAGGGCTTTACGTTTCACCATTTTACACACGTCACACCATCTTTCGCGAAGAAAGTAGCAGATTTCGTGCAG GATGTGTTACCTATTCGTCTGAAAGGTATTCACGTTATCCACGAACCGCAAGTTGTCAAATTCCTGGTGGCAATGGTTTGGCCCTTTCTAACAAACAAAATTCGCAATCGG TTGGTTTTCCATGGTTCGTGCTTCAAAACATTGCATCATCACGTTAAACCTTCTTGCCTACCTAGCAATTACGATGGCTGGTTAGGAACACTGGATTCCATGAATTTTTCTCGCGTGTTGTTTGAGAAGGAACATgcaaatatttttgaatgcttcaattaa